The nucleotide window CCAATGGGCTCCTCCTTCGTGTACGTTTTGTGAAGTCACAGGTGGCGGCCCAATGCGGAGGAGCTGTTGGAAGAGAGGCGGGCGGGGATTGGCAGGCTGCGGTGCTGGCGTCGTATGATTGGCCGGGATGCGGAAGCGGGGTACCGGTCGCTTGCGGAAGCGGGCGGATTGGTTGGTTGTGTGGAGTCGCTGGGCGCCGGGCTGAGGAGAGATGCGGcgccgctgctgctgcctcctgctgctcctggcgCTGCTGTGCGAGCCGGGCCGCGGCGGCGAGCCCGGGCCGGGCGCTGTTACCTGCGGGTCGGTGCTGAAGCTGCTCAACACCCGCCACAACGTGCGGCTGCACTCGCATGAGGTCAAGTACGGATCGGGTGAGGATCGGGGCCGGAGACGCGGGAGGCCGCGGCCCGGGGGGGGCGGCGGGCCGGGCTGAGGAAGGGGCCGGAGGGTGAGTAGCGCGGGAGAACTCGGAGGAGGGCGATGGGGACTCGGGGCTGCCGGGCAAGTAGCCGGGGTGGGCGTGGGCTGAGGCCGGAGCCCTGCCCGGTGACGGGGTGCGACCCGCGGGTCTGAGATCGGCCGCCCGGGGTGAGAGGGGAGCGCCTGGGCCAGCCcgtcagggaggaggcgggaccgAGGCTTTCGTGGCGGCGACGCCCATCGCGGGGCAGGAGATGCGGGGAGGGTGGCTGGCTCTTGAAGTGGCTGATAAGCAAGTGCTGTTAAATGGGCTCGTATGGGGCGAAGGAAGAGGGTggaaggaagggcagctcccatgGACAAATGCCTCGGGCACAAAGCCGGGTGGGGGGTAGAAAAGGCAAAAGTGTCCCGCTACTATCCCACACGCTTCCATATGGCGGGCACATCACCAGCCAGGTTCTCACATGCAGCACATCTACTGAGCGTTACTCCTTCCTTAGCAGGAGTAAGCAAATATCCGGGACTGAGCCACTCAGAACGGTTAGGGAGTATCCAAAAGGGGGGCTGGAGCCATTGGCAACAGACACTTCGATTTAAAAATGCTTAATTTAATGAGCAGTCTTCTGTTTCCACATCCTCAGAACCTGATATCCtaaggcagggagggggctcaaCCTCTTTCTTTCTGAGgacccctcaacatgctataaaaattacCTGGAGCCTCATGCTGCACTCCCCCCCTAAAAAAGAATCCtatattgctcaggctttggcttcaccaccaggtggggggctcagggcccaGGCTTCAACCCCATGCGGTGGGGtttcggctttctgccctaggcccaagcaagtctaatgctggccatgCTTGGCGGCCCCCCGAAACCTGCTCACGGTCCCCTTGGGGGCTTCGGACCCCTGATTTGAGAACCACAGTTCTAAGGTGCAGAGTACCTACaactcccattcaagtcagtaGGGGAACTGTGAGGGCACAACACCTATGAAAATCATGGCATCCCCTGGTAATATTTGTGTGTTGGTGACTCTTCTGCTTCTCAGCTGttcagtatatatttttttctgggtTTGCATCACAGGTGGGGATGTTGATCTAGAAGCTGTACTAGTGACAGGAGTAGTGTAAAAATAGGGTGAGAAGGGAAATTAGTCTTGCAACCCTCCTTTGCTGTTCCCCTCCAATTATTAGCGTGAATAGATGGATGTTCTTTAGTAATCAAGTATTTTTGATTTCCCTGAACTGGTGAAAGGTGGGTTAGGTCAACTaccatttaaattattttgaaacaGGAAGTGGGCAGCAGTCGGTGACTGGAGTTGAAGCTTCAGATGATGCTAACAGTTACTGGCGGATTCGAGGGAAAAATGACGACACTTGCCAACGAGGAACACCAGTGAAGTGTGGGCAAGCAATACGGCTTACCCACGTTAACACAGGAAAAAACTTACACACACATCACTTTCCATCACCGCTGTCCAATAATCAGGTAAGATGGTGAGTTGTGCCTTCAAACCTTGTGCTTTATTTCTCGTGTGTGTAGAAAAAGTGTCTAAAATAGTCTTCACCCTAATTTGGAGCAGTCGCTTGGTAAAGTAAAAGTTTTTGCGAAGCTAGAGACCAGCATGAGACTAAAGACGGTCCAGGGGGTTGGATGCTAGCCAAGGACTCGTGAGAACTATTCTGCCTCAGACTTTGTgtatgagcttgggcaagtcacttggggtGACACAGTAGCTGGAAGGGTGCGTCCCATCCCAGTGTaggtagacagacacacactacTTCAGCTCCagctagcatgttaaaaatagcaatgtggctgCAGTGGCTTAGGCTACCtgcctgagtacatacccaggggtCAGGCAGACCAGGGGTCAGGCAAAATTGTATTCAGGACGCTAGCCCAAGACACCACCTACGCTGCTCTTTAGCCATATTGCtaattttagtgcactagctcgagTAGAGATACCACATGTCTGTCTAATCATGCTGGGAAAtcatcccagctgctgtgtagacatatcctaaatcTCTCTGTATCCTCATTTTGCTCTGTGCCCACCCCATCAAAAGAACCCTTTGCTTCCACACTTACACACTTCATCTTTGTATTTCTCTGAAGATCAGTGTTTCCTATTCTTAGTcttcccagctccctccctcaTCAAGCAAGTACTTCTGCAAAATTTGAAAATATGTCTTAAAATAAATTTCTTATTTAGCTGTTATGGGCTTCCTTAAGTATTCACTGGAGTCTTCCTTCCTGAGAGGCCGCATGGTACAGTGGATAGGATACTAGATTGGGATAcatgagacctgggttctatttctgacttGGTCACAgacctactgtgtgaccttggcaagtcacACGGTCTCCTACCatttgtcttgtctacttagattcTAAGTTCTTTGAGAAGGGTCTGTCcttttactgtgtgtttgtacagtgcctcacaCAATGGGATCTCTAGGcgttactgcaatataaataataatataaatgaCTGAGAGGAAATGTTTCTTAAGATTGACTTAAATACCTGATTGATGCCATACTATCTTGCTGAGAGGAAGGAAGGTGAGCCCTGTATCTGAGGAGTATTTTGTTCGTTCGTTTTCTTGAAAGGATTGTCctgtttcctttgttttatttttgttcataATACCTTTATTTTTGGCATTTTACCTCTGGACTATAGAAGGGGGCAAGTTATCCCATCCGGGTTAGATCCATTGCCACAGAAGCAATACAACATAACTCTTTGTTTCCCACCTACCCTTGTCTTTACAATCCCCCTGCTGGCTGAGTGATTGGTGTCTTAAGTATCATTGGTGTTCCCTTGTTTCTAATTCAGGAAGTAAGTGCCTTTGGTGATGATGGTGAAGGAGATGACTTGGATATATGGACAGTACAGTGCAGTGGGACACACTGGGAGCGGGAGGATGCAGTGCGTTTCAAGCACATAGGAACTGACGTCTTCCTTTCAATAACGGGAGAACAATATGGCCACCCAATCAGAGGCCAACGGGAAGTTCATGGCATGAATTCTCCTAATCATCACAACTACTGGATGGCAATGGAAGGCGTTTTCATTAAACCCAGCATGGACCCTGCAAAACACGATGAGCTATGAATGGTTAAAGGACTTTAATGTATCTGTTAATCCAGGAGTAGGAGTTGCCAGTCCTGGGTCTCTTGTAAATAGTCTTGTCTGTTTAACTGACTCTCTGTACAACAGAAGGGCATTAGGATATTCTAGGAATGCAACACTTCTGTGGGCAACTGCAATTTCCTGGATCACATATTGAAATTTGTTTGGCATAGTAGTGCTTGAATTTTCTAATTTAATTGGTGGAAAAAGCTTGTGTTTCTACTAGTTTTCACTGTAATTCCCTTTGCTTATTACTTTCTTCCCCTCTATCCAATCCAAAAGGAAGTGACAGATTTGAAGTAAAGCATCTCTCTGATCAATCTCAAATATAATGCAAATTTATATTTTTGTGTTCCGTCTGCAGTTATAATTAAAATTTTGGAAACTAGTCTCTGCTGTTTAGTGAACGAACGTTACTAAATGACAAGATGGAATAGATCTAGAATGGGGAAAATATTTCTCAAACATGGCATCATGTAGAGGTGATGGAATCAACAATCCAATCTTCCAGAAAAAAATTTCAGTTCACTTGAAAATTGCTTCTAATGTTTGTAATGGGTATCAATGTGTGCTGTATCTACAGTTAAAGACAAACCACTGGAAAATGTAAATATTGTGTATGTTGGGGTAAGGAGACAGTTATTTTTCACTCTAGATagtgtggtggttttgtttttcttttaagaatttGCATTTTGGTAATGATACTGCTACTACTACTTAAGTGGTAAGATTGTTCTGAGGACTGTTATAGAAAGTTACTATTTATAGAATTTTGTTCATTAAACAAATTTCTTTAAATAGTCTGAAGGAACAATTGCATTTTAACtttaattttttcattttatttatttagtttttgtaCTCATACATCACTTTGAAAGATCACTAGAAGAAACCAGATGAATTGATAATAGGGTTATTGTTCAGATTTAGAAATAAGAGCAAACCTCAGCTAATGTATTTTTGAAAAAGAGAcacactagggaaatgtggtctagatgaaaaactactataaggtgagtgcacaactggttgaatgACTGTACTCAAacagtagttatcaatgatttgcTATTAGAATGGGGGATGTATCTATTGGGATCCTgcaggagtcagtcctgggtctggttctattcaacattttcactgatgacttggataatggagtggaaagtatacttataaaattttgtggatgacatcaagctggaaagggttgcaagcactttgaaggacaggattagaatttaaaacaaCTTTGACAAATTAAAGAATCAgtttgaattcaacaagatgaaattcaataaatataagtgcaaagtacttcacacaGAACggagaaatcaaatgcacagctccAAAATGCAGAATAATTGGCTAAGTGGTAGTACTACTGAAatggatctggggattatagtggatcacaaggtgAAGATGAGTCAACAATGCGAAGttacaaaaaaggctaatatctgtagtaagaggaggccctgagatataaaccttggtatcagaggcccggcgtgaggcctaaggcctgaactaaagtaatggtcaagactttacTAACATAAAGCAAGGTTAAACTGTGagctagaggcaggccctgctcacagaagctggcaaggaaagggctgatgctgcaaaaagagacatacctaaaaagtactggacaccagatatcagaacatttgcaTACTTGTATACTCCACACAAGGAACAGGTTGACCCATCCCactgacagggccaaaagggtaatatggatagagttgttttgttcaaaccaacatgtaccaggtgagaggcagcaccttactacatagaggggttgtaccttgctacgtagaggggctgcacctcaatacatcaggagtgatgtgtaacttgtttgtacccaTGTAAAAGAATGCATCTGTGAGtggatgtctttgtccagcctagggggcagtggaaagtcccaccactgactgagctgagtccattgccagggagcacataTATACTGgctagcagcaccttggacttcgTTTGCCCAGGAGCTGGAAACTGtgtttctcttcgacaataaacctggccgacttgccttcataccttactagagtctgtggtcattgggggttctctcaggatctgctgtgtcagctatctgcgcaaagctgggacagcacacagagggaacacacacacgcagccgattgatatcaacatcgaacagagcagagcaccacatcggtagcatctgacaacaataTCATTCTTGGATTTATTAAcaaagtgttgtatgtaagagacGGGCTAATTGCCCCGCTCTACTCAGCAGtggtgaggcttcagctgaagaactgtgtccagttctgggtgccatactCAAggaatgatttggacaaactggagagagtccagaggagaacaacaaaaatgataaaaggttttgaaaacttgacctatgaggaaagatttaaaaaaacggcacatttagtcttgagaaaagaagactgtgtGGGGGCCTGATATCAGTCTTCAGGTATGTTAAGGacttataaagaggactgtgatcaactgTTTGCCAtgtcactgaaggtaggacaagtagtaatgggcttagtctgcagcaagggagacttatgttagatattaggaaaaacttcctaatggtaagggtagttaaactctggaatatgcttccaagggaagtggaatccccatcacaggAGGTTTTGTAAGAACAGGCtggacctgtcagggatggcctaggtttacttggtcctgcctcttcaggggcctggacttgatgacttctcaagccCTCATGTCTGAGTACTGGTCAGGAACTCTGTGACCTTGAAaaagtcatttaatttctctgtgcctctttcTCCCCACCTGTAAAAAGGAAATAACGCTCACCTGTCACAATGGGGTATGAGGAAGGTTaagtaatgtttgtaaagtatttttTAAGATGCAAATTGCTACAGAAGTTGCCTACTCTATTTGCTTTATACAAAAATTTCCCTCATTTTGCTCAGCACAGCAGGGTGGGCGAAAGGTAGCAAAATTAGGAGCACTTATCTCCCCGAATAGACTGTTTAATTACAATTGGAATCATTGAACTATCAATTACTGAAGCAGGAAATTGGCTTGGGCTATTAGGTTTACTCCCTTTACAGCTACTGTCACAACTGTTACAAATGTGAAGCATGCAGGAGCTGTACCACTACTTGGCTCAAACACAGCCCATTACAATTAAATGTGGTGACTAGTGCTTAATATCCTGTGATCATTTATGCTGTTAAGCCTCACATAGTGgcttcagtttttcctttaagAGTTAGAGTTGTTTGTAATTAGCATtgccagtggaagaattcttctattgccATGCCTTTCTGCAGCACTTACTTGCTTTTCCTACTTACAAAAAGAGGTGAGTGAGACTGTTTTCTGTTGTTGCTGTAGAAATTCACTAAACATTCAGAAGTTGCTAGTACTTTAGCTAGAGACTGTGGGCACACAGAATTTTTCACTGACTTTTTAGTTGAGATGTGAACAGTTAACTAATAGTCAAACATTTTAGTAAAtgtacaagaactaggggctagCTGCCACTAAAGTTACTGAGTTCAGTAGGAATTGGATCAGGCTAAAGGATCAATGCTTGTATTACCCATTATAGTACAGCTGAATTCATTTTACTAATactctcttttaaaataaagatcaATAAATGATAGACACAAATGTATaattacaaaaatatttcttCTAAATGTTGCAATACAAGCTGCTGCTTTCTTTCCTTGTTCTATGAAAGACCATTCCCCTGAAGCCAGCATTATAAATAACTTCAAGAGGGGTGGCAGCGTGTGCTAGATAGTTGGGATTATACCTTCTTATCTGTACTGTTGCCAGGAGCCAAGAACCTTTATGTACAAACCCAGAAACTTtggtgtggggggtgggaagtTAGGCATATGCACTCATTGTCCTGTGGAAGATTTTGAGTTGGCTGGAAAAGAAGGGCAGGGCATTGTGCCTGTGGACACAAGCAGGCTGGTTCCCTAGTGGATTTACCCACCTAACTTTTCATATCCCTGCAGTCTCTCTTCCATATGTTTGGCCTGGACATTTAGCTCTCCCATTACCATAACGGAGTAGGAGCTTGCTGGACTTGGCCCTTTTTCCTTGCCCTTATGACCACTGGTACAACAAGTCAAGCTAGACTGGAAgcagaaatgagagagagaaaactgagagTAGGGCTATAAGTACTTTTCTTTCTGAGTATGTAGGTGTAAAAGCCTACCGAAGTACCCAGGGAGATCTACCCTACCACTCCTCATTCCCTACAACATTTGAGTCTTTAGCACAGAGGGTTAGTGTATGAAGTGTTTATCCCTCAGCAAGATGATCTTTAACTTTGTAGTACAGCTTGACTTCCACAACAAGCATATCCTTCTCTGTTCTTGAGATGGCTGTTTCTAGAGCCAAGAACAACAGGAGATGGTTATTTTAGTTAAGGAGGATTCAAGTCATTTTGTCCCTTTCACATTAACAAAGTTTTAAAACAGTTCATACTCCAGTCAAGCAAATGTGGTCAGTTTTATGAGCCTATTCAGAAGTGTAAAACTATTGACCTGGGCAAGCATCTGCAGGATTAGAGCCATATACAATAATGTTAGTTTGCCTTGGATATTCAGAGAATCATTAACAACAGTGAGAAAACACCTGTTAGGTGTACTAACAGAGACTGACTAGACAATCTGTTTTTCTATGTTTATGGTTTCCATGTTTAGAACACCTTAAACACACTAATCATTTCCTTGATGGTGAAACTGTGACATATCATGCAACTATTTATTTCCAATTTGTGGGTTTAACACAAATCCTTGTGAAATTTTTGACAAACAATTGTTTTGTGTGTACAGCAATCATTCTGCATTTGGATGAGACTCAAAAATCCATACTGCTAAGTGCATCTCTTATATGTAAGAGAAATTGATTTCCAGGCAAAAATCTAGTAAAGTAAGGGGTCTTTAGCCTCCTTTATATTCTATGATTTGCTTTTGAAGATAATACAGATTTAATATATAGGAATTCAGACAGCTACCTATTAAATCATAGATTTCTGCTATCTCATTCTAAAGCCCTTTTCCATCATTCTTGTAGTAGGCACACTTCTTTCTCTAATGTGATATTGACATTTTAGCAATGCTCCGTATAACAAGTTTAACAGTAATGAAgacatccccccccccctttttttccccccagatgtCTTGACAAATTAAGAAATAAGACATCTGGAAATTTgagattaattaatttattttctgatTCTAAATGAATTGATGCCATAATTTAAATGCTTCAATAATCTTTCATTCAAACAGGAATATTTGTGTCACATTCATTTCTTCTCATACCTGCAGTCAGACTGATGAAGATCTTGTAGATCACTGGCTCTtaatctttccagactattgtacccctttcagaagtctgatttctCTTGAAtaccccccaagtttcacctcacttaaactagttgcttgcaaaatcaaacaaaaatacaaaggTGTCACAGCACAgcattactgaaaaatggcttactttctcatttttaccatataattataaaataaatcaattggaatataaatattgtacttgcatttcagtgtataatatatagagcagtataaacaagtcattgtctatgaaattttagtttgtactgacttcgctagtgctttttatatagcctattgtaaaactaggaaaataactaaatgaGTTGATGTCCCCCTTGGAAGACATCTGTATAccaccaggggtacgtgtactcttggttgagaaccactgttatagATTGAGCTACTGTAAAATACAGCTAGACTTGGATTGTCAAGGTCTAGCACAGAACCAAATCAATTTAATAAATACCAGTTTCAAAAGCCTTGATTGCATTTGGGAAATGTGGTGCTACAGTTGTAGAAACGGATGGCTTGTAACAGTGATGGCACGCTCCCGTATATGTGTGAAGCACTCTGGAGATAGCAGATATTTACAGTATTATTCTTCAGTGTCCCCTATGCCAAGTAttaaatatcatgagattggcttaaaaatgagattttttttagaaaataacTAATTTGGGGCATTTTTACCTTTGGGGCCCTTAGCATTCACATTTTCCTCCACACCAGTGAAGGCTGGCAGTTTAtgaggggggcaggtgggggggccagagggaggagctgagattctcatgtaccTGCCttacttcaggagctggggctttatgaaACTCAGGAGTTTGAAACTTGTGATGAAAATGGTGAGACTTGGGACGCTGTTTAGTTGGTCCCTGTTGTATTCTTAGGGCATCAAACTTTTTTACAATATATGTCACTGAAAGGAACTAATGTCTGCATGTAAGCTTACATCATAAACTCAACAATTGAGGCCTGTGACTTTAGTAGATAACTTGTATAAATAACTGGGAAAGGTGCACAAAGAACCTTGAGAACATCAGTGTTGTAAACAGGGACATTTTGGAAGAGAAATAGTGACCTGTTTTAATTCAAAATAGTGGACTGGAAAAACTTTTGGAAAACAGAATTGAGGATAACTTTATTAAATACTTAAGTGATATGAGGACTGGTGGTTTATATAAAAACTAATTACTGTAGTTTGAAATAACTGCAGCCTGTACATTCAGAGTAATGCTGAATTAATTCCACACACTTGTAGTTCAGTCTGAAATGTATCCTGTACCAAATATGTTACCCCTAAAATGAAAATAAGGGCATATGTGTATGGAAAATgctattttctttccctttctacTTTACAGCTCTATGTAACTTATCAATGTGTGTAGATTTGCAATGTCAGGAGCTATAGAGGTCTCATTTGTAGTGACTGATATACAGAAAGAGGACCAAGAAGGTCATGTTGGTTTCTTTAGAATATCAGAAGACACTATCAGTTCTTGATTCTCTATTCTGAATGTCAGTGAAGAGGAATTATTCCCAAGCCATCATGTTCTTTCACCCATTACATTTGGATATCTACTGAATGAACGagcaaagcacattttaaaacgtgcaatttaaaaaaaaaaaaaagtggcacaaCCCTTTAATTGCAATGCTAACTTGGCAGTATTTCTGACCCTGTTAGTCCTGTTGAAACCCCCTGTCTGTCTTCTGCCTGCTCCTTTCCTTCAGCAATGGAATCAACAGCTGTGGCCACAGATGGACCATGTTTGACAGCTGTCCTGCACATAAGCCAAGCTGTAGATCTTTTTCCAGCAGCAGCATCTTGTTGGGCGTCTGATTCCTTGGCTGGCACAGttgctggggtttttttgggTTCCCTGCTGGCAGCTGGGTTATTAGCCATGAGCCTGTCAGGGGTTGAAGAATGCAGGGTTGCCTGATCATTTTTCCCTTCTGTATCTCACTTTCTATTTCTTACCTTTGAATTTATGTACTCTGTTCAAATATAACTTCCTACTCTAATCTATCTCTGGGGCACTGTTCAAAAGTGTTTGAATCACTTTTTGTGAACAATGTGTAAGTTTTGCATCATAGTGCTCTTAGGACCTGGGGCTACATCATAAGGTCCTTTACTCAATTTTTACAATCTGTACTGTGGTAAAACTCAATGGTAAAAACTTAGGATGAAATCATGCTCCTACAAGGAAATACCCACCTATCAGCCAGAATCTCATGAGGTTCCCTTCACACAGCTTCCCTTGAATTTTCCCATAGAGAAGAAAGCAGAGATGGAGCGTGCCTACCTGGGGAAGGAACAGACAGGCCAATCTTGGGGCTGCTTTGGGGGCATAGTGCAATTTGAACATTCCTAAAGGTGTATAGCATTGACTGTCTGCATATCTCACAGGTACTCTTGTGTAATTATGAAAGGCAGACTTTGGGTCTTATATTAATAATTTTAACTGTACTTTAACAAATACATAGATCTGGGAAAATGTCTGATTAAATTAATACATAGCCCAAGCACGTTTTATTGTGCCCATATTTGTAACAATcccttaaagcagtggttcccaaactttaacaacctgtgaagccctttcactaaaatgtcaagtcttgtgaaccccctcctaaaaatgaatatttccagggattttctcctttacccaagtataaattataaaagcattgatcttggaaatataaaatttgtttttgacatACTTATTACACACAATTAttaatcattacagtatttttattacattatgaaaatggcaacactcttccaagatctcacgttgatagcttgtatcactttgaataagcctgttataaaacaaggctcctatgtttcatcaaggactatcagatgtgaaacagcatgaaggtactTAAGAACccaactcagagttcctcctacacaagcattccgATCCTGAGCAGttcaggcaaacaacgcacattacaacaaagcttaaacttatGCTTCataataacttaaaaacaatattagctgtctatttaattttaaaaaacagcaaaaaaatccacctccctttccatttcttataaggagtcttgaagtttaaatctcctcaatgTGATAGATATGTTt belongs to Gopherus flavomarginatus isolate rGopFla2 chromosome 15, rGopFla2.mat.asm, whole genome shotgun sequence and includes:
- the SDF2L1 gene encoding stromal cell-derived factor 2-like protein 1: MRRRCCCLLLLLALLCEPGRGGEPGPGAVTCGSVLKLLNTRHNVRLHSHEVKYGSGSGQQSVTGVEASDDANSYWRIRGKNDDTCQRGTPVKCGQAIRLTHVNTGKNLHTHHFPSPLSNNQEVSAFGDDGEGDDLDIWTVQCSGTHWEREDAVRFKHIGTDVFLSITGEQYGHPIRGQREVHGMNSPNHHNYWMAMEGVFIKPSMDPAKHDEL